Proteins from a genomic interval of Nocardia sp. BMG51109:
- the ispG gene encoding flavodoxin-dependent (E)-4-hydroxy-3-methylbut-2-enyl-diphosphate synthase, which yields MPPAPAAVLAPRRKTRQLQVGKVGVGSDFPVSVQSMTTTKTHDVNSTLQQIAELTASGCDIVRVACPRQEDADALEAIAKKSPIPVIADIHFQPRYIFAAIDAGCAAVRVNPGNIKEFDGRVEEVAKAAGDAGIPIRIGVNAGSLDKRMLAKYGKATPEALVESALWEAGLFEEYGFGDIKISVKHNDPVVMVEAYRQLAARCDYPLHLGVTEAGPAFQGTVKSATAFGALLSQGIGDTIRVSLSAPPIEEVKVGNQILQSLNLRPRKLEIVSCPSCGRAQVDVYSLADQVTAGLEGMPVPLRVAVMGCVVNGPGEAREADLGVASGNGKGQIFVKGEVIKTVPEHQIVETLIEEAMRLAEEMGESDAGEPVVTVG from the coding sequence ATGCCGCCCGCGCCCGCGGCGGTCCTAGCGCCCCGCCGTAAGACCCGCCAACTGCAGGTGGGCAAGGTCGGGGTCGGCAGTGATTTCCCGGTGTCGGTGCAGTCGATGACGACCACCAAGACCCACGACGTGAATTCGACCCTGCAGCAGATCGCGGAGCTGACCGCGTCGGGCTGCGACATCGTACGGGTGGCGTGCCCGCGACAGGAGGATGCCGACGCTCTGGAGGCGATCGCGAAGAAGTCCCCCATCCCGGTCATCGCCGATATCCATTTTCAGCCGCGCTACATCTTCGCCGCGATCGATGCCGGATGTGCGGCGGTGCGTGTGAATCCGGGCAATATCAAGGAGTTCGACGGCCGCGTCGAGGAGGTCGCGAAGGCGGCCGGTGATGCGGGCATTCCGATCCGGATCGGGGTGAACGCCGGCTCACTGGACAAGCGGATGCTGGCGAAGTACGGCAAGGCGACGCCGGAGGCGCTGGTGGAGTCGGCGCTGTGGGAGGCGGGCCTGTTCGAGGAGTACGGGTTCGGCGACATCAAGATCTCGGTGAAGCACAACGATCCGGTGGTCATGGTGGAGGCGTACCGGCAGCTGGCGGCGCGCTGCGACTATCCGCTGCACCTGGGCGTGACCGAGGCCGGTCCGGCGTTCCAGGGGACGGTGAAGTCGGCGACGGCGTTCGGTGCGCTGCTGTCGCAGGGCATCGGGGACACGATCCGCGTCTCGTTGTCGGCGCCGCCGATCGAGGAGGTGAAGGTCGGCAACCAGATTCTGCAGTCGCTGAACCTGCGGCCGCGGAAGCTGGAGATCGTGTCGTGCCCGTCCTGCGGCCGCGCGCAGGTGGACGTGTATTCGCTGGCCGACCAGGTGACCGCGGGCCTGGAGGGGATGCCGGTGCCGCTGCGGGTCGCGGTGATGGGATGTGTGGTCAACGGTCCCGGCGAGGCCCGCGAGGCCGATCTCGGCGTGGCGTCCGGCAACGGGAAGGGCCAGATCTTCGTGAAGGGCGAGGTGATCAAGACCGTGCCCGAACATCAGATCGTGGAGACCTTGATCGAGGAGGCCATGCGCCTGGCGGAGGAGATGGGCGAGTCCGATGCGGGCGAACCCGTGGTCACCGTCGGATAG
- the cynS gene encoding cyanase, translated as MTTKKQAAEAVVAAKQRLGVTWAQVAEAIGRAPAWTVAALLGQHPVPEEAAKTVVALLDLGEDVESALRAQPMRGALETAVPTDPTIYRFYEVLQVYGPALKELIHEEFGDGIMSAINFRMDVRRVEDPAGDRVVVTLDGKFLPYQW; from the coding sequence ATGACGACGAAGAAGCAGGCGGCGGAGGCGGTTGTTGCGGCGAAGCAGCGGCTGGGGGTGACGTGGGCGCAGGTGGCGGAGGCCATCGGGCGGGCGCCGGCGTGGACGGTGGCGGCGCTGCTGGGGCAGCATCCGGTGCCCGAGGAGGCGGCGAAAACCGTTGTGGCGCTGCTGGATCTGGGGGAGGATGTCGAGTCGGCGCTGCGGGCGCAGCCGATGCGCGGTGCGCTGGAGACCGCGGTGCCGACCGATCCGACGATCTACCGGTTCTACGAGGTGCTGCAGGTGTACGGGCCGGCGCTCAAGGAACTCATCCACGAGGAGTTCGGGGACGGGATCATGAGCGCCATCAACTTCCGGATGGACGTGCGCCGGGTCGAGGATCCGGCCGGGGACCGGGTGGTGGTGACCCTGGACGGGAAGTTCCTGCCGTACCAGTGGTGA
- a CDS encoding RIP metalloprotease, whose amino-acid sequence MWFAIGIVLFALCILMSVALHECGHMWAAQATGMKVRRYFIGMGPTVFSFRRGETEYGLKALPLGGFCDIAGMTALDEVEPEELDRAMYRQSTWKRLVVMFSGIAMNFLLGFLLIVLVAVIWGLPSRESIPPTSMGSMGCVPVQNADGSLSPCSGPGPAERAGLRRGDVVTAVNGVPVDTWDEFVAETRRQQSAMTYTVDRDGQVLTVPVTPEHVMRSPQEGAPAESIAMIGVSRNVPETVHYNVFSAIPASVMFTGDMFGQIAHALVQMPSKVADLWEAVTGGERDPETPMSVYGASRLGGETAEQGLWVVFVSLLASLNFFLGAFNLLPLLPLDGGHIAVVLYEKLRNLMRGRRGLPPGAPVDYMKLLPATYVVVVIGGAYMLLTLTADIVNPIRLP is encoded by the coding sequence ATGTGGTTCGCGATCGGGATTGTGCTGTTCGCACTCTGCATCCTGATGTCGGTGGCACTGCACGAATGCGGGCACATGTGGGCGGCGCAGGCGACCGGAATGAAGGTGCGCCGCTACTTCATCGGAATGGGTCCGACCGTTTTCTCCTTTCGCCGCGGTGAAACGGAGTACGGCCTGAAGGCGTTGCCGCTGGGCGGTTTCTGCGATATCGCGGGCATGACCGCACTGGACGAGGTGGAGCCCGAGGAATTGGATCGGGCGATGTATCGCCAGTCGACGTGGAAGCGCCTGGTGGTGATGTTCTCCGGAATCGCCATGAATTTCCTGCTCGGTTTCCTGCTGATCGTCCTTGTGGCGGTGATCTGGGGTCTGCCGAGCCGCGAATCCATCCCGCCGACCTCGATGGGCAGTATGGGCTGCGTGCCGGTCCAGAATGCGGACGGCTCGCTGAGCCCGTGTTCGGGTCCCGGTCCCGCCGAGCGGGCCGGCCTGCGGCGCGGCGACGTCGTGACCGCGGTCAACGGCGTGCCGGTCGACACCTGGGACGAATTCGTCGCCGAGACCCGCAGACAACAGTCGGCCATGACCTACACGGTCGACCGGGACGGGCAGGTGCTGACCGTGCCGGTCACGCCCGAGCACGTGATGCGCTCCCCGCAGGAAGGCGCCCCGGCCGAGTCGATCGCGATGATCGGTGTCTCCCGGAATGTTCCGGAGACCGTGCACTACAACGTCTTCTCGGCGATCCCGGCCTCGGTGATGTTCACCGGCGACATGTTCGGTCAGATCGCGCACGCCCTGGTCCAGATGCCGTCGAAGGTGGCCGATCTGTGGGAGGCCGTCACGGGCGGTGAACGCGATCCGGAAACACCGATGAGCGTCTACGGCGCCAGCAGGCTCGGCGGGGAAACCGCGGAACAAGGTCTGTGGGTGGTATTCGTTTCCCTGCTGGCGTCGCTGAACTTCTTCCTCGGCGCGTTCAACTTGCTTCCCCTGCTGCCGCTGGACGGCGGCCACATCGCAGTGGTGCTGTACGAGAAACTGCGGAACCTGATGCGCGGCAGGCGAGGGCTACCGCCCGGTGCGCCGGTGGACTACATGAAGTTGCTGCCCGCTACCTATGTGGTGGTGGTAATCGGCGGCGCCTACATGCTCCTCACCCTGACGGCCGACATCGTGAACCCGATCAGGCTCCCTTAG
- the dxr gene encoding 1-deoxy-D-xylulose-5-phosphate reductoisomerase → MSDIVRVLLLGSTGSIGTQALEVMAADPDRFEVVGLAARGGNAELLAEQMRATGTTDVAVADPAAAAKLGVALAGPGAVTELVRRTEADVVLNALVGALGLEPTLATLESGRRLALANKESLVAGGSLVTRAAAPGQIVPVDSEHSAMAQCLRSGRASEVDRLVLTASGGPFRGWTAEMLESVSPAEAKAHPTWSMGLMNTLNSATLVNKGLELIEAHMLFGIDYDRIDVSVHPQSIVHSMATFTDGSTIAQASPPDMRLPISLALGWPDRVPGVLAPLDFGTAFTWEFEPVDDEVFPAVRLARQAGRAGGSVTAVYNAANEVAVQAFLDGRLRFPDIVRTVQRVVESADRWSAEPATLDEVLAADAWARQSAHAHVGN, encoded by the coding sequence GTGTCCGACATCGTGAGAGTCCTGCTGCTCGGCAGCACCGGTTCCATCGGCACGCAGGCGCTGGAGGTGATGGCCGCCGACCCGGACCGGTTCGAGGTGGTCGGGCTGGCTGCGCGCGGGGGTAATGCGGAGCTGCTGGCCGAGCAGATGCGGGCCACGGGGACCACCGACGTCGCCGTCGCCGATCCCGCGGCGGCCGCGAAACTCGGTGTCGCCCTGGCGGGCCCGGGCGCGGTGACCGAGCTGGTCCGCCGCACCGAGGCGGATGTGGTGCTCAACGCGCTCGTCGGTGCGTTGGGGCTGGAACCGACGCTGGCCACCTTGGAGTCGGGCCGCAGGCTGGCCCTGGCGAACAAGGAGTCGCTGGTGGCGGGCGGCTCGCTGGTGACGAGGGCGGCGGCGCCCGGCCAGATCGTGCCGGTCGATTCCGAACATTCGGCGATGGCGCAGTGCCTGCGCAGCGGCCGCGCGAGCGAGGTGGACCGGCTGGTGCTCACCGCCTCCGGCGGGCCGTTCCGCGGCTGGACCGCCGAGATGCTGGAATCGGTGAGCCCGGCCGAGGCCAAGGCCCACCCGACCTGGTCGATGGGCCTGATGAACACCCTGAATTCGGCGACGCTGGTGAACAAGGGCCTCGAGCTGATCGAGGCGCACATGTTGTTCGGCATCGACTACGACCGGATCGACGTGAGCGTGCATCCGCAGTCGATCGTGCATTCGATGGCGACGTTCACCGACGGGTCCACCATCGCCCAGGCCAGCCCGCCCGATATGCGGCTGCCGATCTCGCTGGCACTCGGCTGGCCGGACCGGGTGCCCGGGGTGCTCGCGCCGCTGGACTTCGGCACGGCGTTCACCTGGGAGTTCGAGCCGGTCGACGACGAGGTGTTCCCGGCGGTTCGGCTGGCGCGGCAGGCGGGCCGGGCGGGCGGTAGCGTGACGGCGGTCTACAACGCGGCCAACGAGGTCGCGGTGCAGGCGTTCCTGGACGGCCGGCTCCGTTTCCCCGACATCGTGCGCACGGTGCAGAGGGTGGTCGAGTCGGCGGACCGGTGGAGCGCCGAACCCGCTACCTTGGACGAGGTGCTCGCGGCCGACGCGTGGGCGCGGCAAAGTGCGCACGCGCACGTCGGCAACTGA
- a CDS encoding DUF2631 domain-containing protein — protein sequence MADTELEPTKSTVVTKVDPAEVPSAAWGWSGESRRTFRAAGWVVVVILLGMLFEGPQGASSGTGNIGYLFLILCAAGLAGVLIRDSFLKNKPR from the coding sequence GTGGCCGACACGGAATTGGAACCCACCAAGAGCACCGTTGTCACCAAGGTCGATCCCGCCGAGGTTCCGTCGGCGGCCTGGGGCTGGAGCGGCGAGTCGCGGCGCACCTTCCGCGCGGCCGGCTGGGTGGTCGTGGTGATCCTGCTGGGCATGCTGTTCGAGGGGCCGCAGGGCGCCTCGTCGGGCACCGGCAACATCGGTTACCTGTTCCTGATTCTGTGCGCCGCCGGGCTGGCCGGCGTGCTGATCCGTGACTCGTTCCTGAAGAACAAGCCGCGCTGA
- a CDS encoding LysR family substrate-binding domain-containing protein, whose protein sequence is MSGFAPGALRVGYVPGVTVSKWARRWDERFPDSPLDMLEVPQAEQQAVLRDGRVDMCFMRLPIDREGLHAIPLYRELPVVVVPKDHPISLFDEVAAADLADERMQDASDIDALAGTVELVAAVGGAAVMPHSLARLHHRRDLVFRTVTDLPETEIALVWPIEQTTETVEEFVGVVRGRTERSSRSPSNRAKDVAAEEKSQSKQKAGPKQSAGSKQSAGSKRQAGDKSPRKRVSGGRGTAGHRNSTRGKPTRRRGR, encoded by the coding sequence ATGAGTGGGTTTGCTCCCGGTGCGCTGCGGGTCGGTTATGTGCCCGGCGTGACGGTGTCGAAGTGGGCGCGCCGCTGGGATGAGCGTTTCCCGGACAGCCCGCTGGACATGCTCGAGGTGCCGCAGGCCGAGCAGCAGGCGGTGCTGCGCGACGGCCGCGTCGACATGTGTTTCATGCGGCTACCGATCGATCGCGAAGGCCTGCACGCCATTCCGCTGTACCGCGAGCTGCCGGTCGTGGTGGTGCCGAAGGATCATCCGATCTCGCTGTTCGACGAGGTGGCCGCCGCGGACCTGGCCGACGAGCGCATGCAGGACGCGAGCGATATCGATGCGCTGGCGGGGACTGTCGAACTCGTGGCCGCCGTCGGCGGCGCCGCGGTGATGCCGCATTCGCTGGCCCGGCTGCATCACCGCCGCGATCTCGTCTTCCGCACGGTCACCGATCTGCCGGAGACGGAGATCGCCCTGGTGTGGCCGATCGAGCAGACCACCGAGACGGTGGAGGAATTCGTGGGTGTCGTGCGCGGCCGCACCGAGCGTAGTTCGCGGTCGCCGTCCAATCGCGCGAAAGACGTTGCGGCCGAAGAGAAGTCCCAGTCGAAACAGAAGGCTGGGCCGAAGCAGTCGGCTGGGTCGAAACAGTCGGCGGGATCGAAGCGGCAGGCCGGGGACAAGAGCCCGCGCAAGCGAGTGTCCGGCGGTCGCGGGACCGCCGGACACCGGAATTCGACGAGAGGAAAGCCGACCCGCCGCCGGGGACGGTAG
- a CDS encoding MFS transporter, which yields MGQVWPRWVAGRRDRRRLALCGVAVLSSLPGVDAAVQVAAVPQARQTFESAGWICAIGYLVTVACLPAAGALGDRAGRRRMLVIGGLGVAIGCLTTAVADGVVMFAVGRAVTGVAVAAVAVTALAVLPGLFFRAELPAVVGMWLAVQSAAVLAGGVFGAALATGTGWRVGNLLTVVLAVAAVLIGCVVVPDTEAARDRRFDGIGVSAAGVVAAVLCGVISGAGEFGRLDRSLLDAVPIAAVAAVGCLVVLVAALLIRRACRRPDSVLPVRVFRATPFTAGCSAAVAGDLAVAAYTLPVARLLGGEPTEHTVVALILAVPMSLGMVIGSVASGSAQERGVPLRVVLVSGLLCTGLGVLLGALVDVRADAWLYATVGTVVGFGAAWTRNAQTSVVVGSVEPERAGSAAAVTVAAGRLGGVLGPAVLVPVTAATGAAAFYDGFATGLRVVVLVLCAVAVAIGVLLYGQRARTTVEAMAYGRYRAGQGHRAGNRSAAVRFAS from the coding sequence ATGGGACAGGTATGGCCGCGGTGGGTGGCGGGGAGGCGGGACCGGCGGCGGCTCGCGCTGTGCGGGGTGGCGGTGTTGTCGAGCCTGCCGGGTGTCGACGCGGCGGTGCAGGTGGCCGCGGTGCCGCAGGCTCGGCAGACGTTCGAGTCGGCCGGCTGGATCTGTGCGATCGGATACCTGGTGACGGTGGCCTGCCTGCCGGCGGCGGGCGCTCTCGGCGACCGCGCCGGGCGGCGGCGGATGCTGGTGATCGGTGGCCTGGGGGTCGCGATCGGTTGTCTGACAACGGCTGTCGCCGACGGCGTGGTGATGTTCGCGGTCGGACGGGCGGTCACCGGTGTGGCCGTGGCGGCGGTCGCGGTGACGGCACTGGCCGTATTGCCGGGCCTGTTCTTCCGCGCGGAGCTACCGGCCGTGGTCGGCATGTGGCTGGCGGTGCAGTCGGCGGCGGTGCTCGCCGGCGGCGTATTCGGTGCCGCCTTGGCCACCGGAACCGGTTGGCGCGTAGGGAATTTGCTGACCGTGGTGCTGGCCGTGGCGGCGGTGCTGATCGGGTGTGTCGTGGTTCCCGACACCGAGGCCGCGCGCGATCGGCGATTCGACGGCATCGGTGTCTCGGCCGCCGGAGTGGTGGCGGCGGTCCTGTGCGGTGTGATCTCCGGGGCGGGCGAGTTCGGCCGACTGGACCGGTCCCTGCTCGATGCCGTGCCGATCGCGGCCGTAGCGGCCGTGGGGTGCCTGGTGGTTCTCGTTGCGGCACTGCTCATTCGGCGGGCTTGTCGCCGGCCGGACTCGGTGCTCCCGGTGCGTGTGTTCCGGGCGACGCCGTTCACGGCGGGTTGTTCGGCGGCCGTCGCCGGCGATCTGGCCGTCGCCGCGTACACGCTGCCGGTTGCCCGGCTACTCGGCGGCGAACCGACCGAGCACACCGTCGTCGCGCTGATCCTGGCGGTCCCGATGTCCTTGGGCATGGTCATCGGGTCGGTGGCCTCCGGGTCGGCGCAGGAACGCGGTGTGCCGCTGCGGGTCGTGCTCGTCTCGGGTCTGTTGTGCACCGGGCTCGGTGTGCTGCTCGGTGCGCTCGTCGACGTGCGGGCGGATGCCTGGCTGTACGCGACCGTCGGAACGGTCGTGGGATTCGGCGCGGCGTGGACGCGGAACGCGCAGACCTCGGTGGTCGTGGGATCGGTCGAGCCGGAGCGGGCGGGTTCGGCCGCGGCGGTGACGGTCGCGGCCGGGCGGCTCGGTGGTGTCCTGGGCCCCGCGGTCCTGGTGCCGGTCACCGCCGCGACCGGCGCCGCGGCGTTCTACGACGGATTCGCCACCGGCCTGCGGGTGGTCGTACTGGTGTTGTGCGCGGTCGCCGTCGCGATCGGCGTCCTGCTGTACGGACAGCGGGCCCGGACCACGGTCGAGGCGATGGCCTACGGCCGCTACCGGGCCGGGCAGGGTCACCGTGCCGGAAATCGTTCGGCGGCTGTACGTTTCGCCTCGTAG
- a CDS encoding DHA2 family efflux MFS transporter permease subunit — protein sequence MTDTVRSNRVALLTVTCVGQFMALLDGTIVGAALPNIQQKLDTTLTGLQWIVNAYVMLAAMLLLTGGVFADRFGRRRVFLLGVGIFTAASLLCALAPSLEWLIVGRALQGIGGATLSPASLALLASAYPVAQERIRAIGLWAGFSGIGLAAGPVVGGVLVDLSDWRAIFLVNVPIGVVLLLVGARILTESRNPSVAPFDVPGQLLSVLGVGALTFGLIEGADLGWASPIILGSFAAAVVLLGGFLATEARSEAPMVPLRMFRHRLFSVSNTAMVVVGFGLMGSGFFFSQFFVFVQGTSVLRAGIENLPCTIAMVIVSPFAARIAARFGFRTVVTVGLALAGAGLLAWGAVHHDTAYTDMWWRLLIIGIGFGLTMSPLTGAAISSVTPHEGGLASGISNTTRQIGAVLGVAVLGAVVRIRQDHGATLETGLQTAFVAAGLVTVLSAVFTALLLRPRSTAAARESRPAESAPAQTGT from the coding sequence ATGACCGACACAGTTCGGTCGAACCGGGTCGCTTTGCTCACGGTGACCTGCGTGGGGCAGTTCATGGCGCTGCTCGACGGCACCATAGTGGGCGCTGCGCTACCGAATATTCAGCAGAAACTGGACACGACGCTGACCGGTCTGCAATGGATTGTGAACGCCTACGTCATGCTGGCCGCGATGCTGCTGCTGACCGGCGGCGTCTTCGCGGACCGATTCGGGCGCAGACGCGTATTTCTGCTGGGCGTCGGCATTTTCACCGCGGCATCGCTGCTGTGCGCGCTCGCTCCGTCGCTGGAATGGCTGATCGTCGGCCGCGCATTGCAGGGCATCGGCGGCGCGACCCTGAGCCCCGCCTCCCTGGCGCTGCTGGCCTCGGCCTATCCCGTTGCGCAGGAACGCATCCGGGCGATCGGCCTGTGGGCCGGCTTCAGCGGGATCGGGCTCGCGGCCGGTCCCGTCGTCGGCGGCGTCCTCGTCGATCTCTCCGATTGGCGCGCCATCTTCCTGGTCAATGTCCCGATCGGGGTGGTGCTGCTGCTGGTGGGTGCGCGCATCCTGACCGAATCGCGCAATCCGTCGGTGGCGCCCTTCGACGTTCCGGGACAGTTGCTGTCGGTCCTCGGCGTCGGCGCGCTGACCTTCGGGCTCATCGAGGGCGCCGACCTGGGCTGGGCGTCGCCGATCATCCTCGGCAGCTTCGCCGCCGCCGTCGTCCTGCTCGGCGGCTTCCTCGCCACCGAGGCGCGCAGCGAGGCACCGATGGTGCCGCTGCGCATGTTCAGGCACCGGCTGTTCTCGGTGTCGAACACCGCGATGGTGGTCGTCGGTTTCGGCCTGATGGGATCCGGCTTCTTCTTCTCCCAGTTCTTCGTGTTCGTGCAGGGCACCTCGGTGCTGCGGGCCGGCATCGAGAACCTGCCGTGCACGATCGCGATGGTGATCGTGAGCCCGTTCGCCGCGCGGATCGCGGCCCGGTTCGGCTTCCGGACCGTGGTCACCGTGGGGCTGGCGCTGGCCGGGGCCGGGCTGCTGGCCTGGGGCGCGGTGCACCACGACACCGCCTACACCGACATGTGGTGGCGCCTGCTGATCATCGGAATCGGCTTCGGCCTCACCATGTCCCCGCTGACGGGCGCCGCGATCTCCTCGGTCACTCCGCACGAGGGCGGGCTGGCCTCCGGCATCAGCAACACGACCCGCCAGATCGGCGCGGTCCTGGGCGTGGCGGTGCTGGGCGCCGTTGTACGCATCCGGCAGGACCACGGGGCGACGCTCGAAACCGGCCTGCAGACCGCCTTCGTGGCCGCCGGCCTGGTCACCGTGCTCAGCGCGGTGTTCACCGCGCTGCTGCTCAGGCCCCGGTCCACGGCGGCCGCGCGGGAATCACGGCCGGCCGAATCGGCCCCCGCGCAGACCGGCACCTGA
- a CDS encoding cytochrome P450 gives MSTERAVRDYPFGVFTRLDMDPLYRTLQHEEPVSRVRLRHGGEGWLVTRYTDVRQVLADQRFSRAATVGREDVARVRPQPSPPDAILSMDPPEHTRLRRLVAKAFTANRVQHLLPRLWKIVGEQLDEIEKSGPPADLVAAVALPLPVVVICEMLGVPPEDQHRFRDFSDSQMSTTAYTMDQIAAAHAELRNYLTELAARRRAHPTDDLMGALVAARDDDDRLSEAELVNLGIGLLVAGHDTTANQIANFTYLLLERPERWESLAAQPDSLPAAIEELLRYTQLSAGAIGPRVALEDVALGGVTIRAGDAVLVHPYVANRDETAFDDPDTLDLTRGHNAHLAFGHGAHHCLGAQLARLELRVAIGALLHRFPRLRLAIPADEVRWKSGLALRGPEALPVRW, from the coding sequence GTGAGTACCGAACGCGCAGTACGCGATTACCCCTTCGGCGTCTTCACCCGCCTGGACATGGACCCGCTGTACCGGACGCTCCAGCACGAGGAACCCGTGTCGCGCGTGCGATTGCGCCACGGCGGCGAGGGCTGGCTCGTCACCCGCTACACCGACGTCAGACAGGTGCTCGCCGATCAGCGCTTCAGCCGGGCCGCCACCGTGGGACGTGAGGACGTGGCGCGCGTGCGCCCGCAACCATCGCCGCCGGACGCGATCCTCAGCATGGATCCGCCGGAGCACACCCGGCTGCGCCGACTGGTCGCCAAGGCCTTCACCGCCAACCGGGTGCAACACCTGCTCCCCCGCCTGTGGAAGATCGTCGGCGAACAGCTCGACGAGATCGAGAAGTCCGGTCCCCCGGCCGATCTCGTGGCGGCCGTGGCCCTGCCGCTCCCGGTCGTCGTGATCTGCGAGATGCTCGGCGTCCCGCCCGAGGATCAACACCGGTTCCGCGACTTCTCCGACAGCCAGATGTCCACCACCGCGTACACGATGGACCAGATCGCCGCCGCGCACGCGGAATTGCGGAACTACCTGACCGAGCTGGCGGCCCGGCGCCGCGCGCACCCCACCGACGACCTGATGGGCGCGCTGGTCGCCGCCCGCGACGACGACGATCGCCTCAGCGAGGCCGAACTCGTGAATCTGGGCATCGGCCTGCTGGTCGCCGGGCACGACACCACGGCCAACCAGATCGCCAACTTCACCTATCTCCTGCTCGAGCGCCCGGAACGCTGGGAATCCCTGGCGGCGCAACCGGATTCGCTCCCCGCCGCGATCGAGGAGCTGCTGCGCTACACCCAGCTCAGCGCGGGCGCGATCGGCCCCCGGGTGGCGCTGGAGGACGTGGCGCTCGGCGGCGTGACCATCCGCGCCGGCGACGCGGTCCTGGTCCACCCCTATGTCGCCAACCGCGACGAGACCGCCTTCGACGACCCCGACACCCTGGACCTGACCCGGGGGCACAACGCGCACCTGGCCTTCGGCCACGGCGCCCACCACTGCCTCGGCGCCCAGCTCGCCCGGCTCGAGCTCCGCGTCGCGATCGGCGCACTGCTGCACCGCTTTCCGCGCCTGCGGCTCGCGATTCCGGCCGACGAGGTGCGCTGGAAATCCGGCCTGGCGCTGCGCGGCCCGGAGGCTCTGCCCGTGCGCTGGTGA
- a CDS encoding cytochrome P450 — translation MHAREIVPADAVADLDLASPALHAEYDLSAVWDRLRVDEPVHWHPARDGRPGFWVLTRYRDVQEIFRDAKRFSSERGNVLDTLLDGGDTAAGRMLAVTDGRRHADLRRVLMKAFSPRALEAVTTGVRWGARQLLENAVRRGDCDFARDVAANIPLTAICELLGVPERDRADILEWTSSALSSDRSTATPDDGWVAKNEILLYFADLARERRDTPMNDILSVLASATVEGEPLSYEEIIFNCYSLILGGDETTRLSMIGGVQALAEHPAQWRALKDGSVSVESAVEEVLRWTTPALHAGRTATEDVELHGRSIAAGQLVTIWMVSANHDADEFARPAVFDLNRTPNRHLTFAYGAHFCLGAYLARVEIGSVLGGLRDMAESIELTGAPRRIYSNFLSGMSSLPVSLRLAATSRTA, via the coding sequence ATGCATGCTCGCGAGATCGTCCCGGCCGACGCCGTGGCGGATCTGGACCTGGCGAGTCCCGCCCTGCACGCGGAGTACGACCTGTCGGCGGTGTGGGACCGGCTGCGAGTCGACGAACCCGTCCACTGGCATCCGGCCCGCGACGGCCGGCCCGGCTTCTGGGTGCTCACCCGGTATCGCGATGTGCAGGAGATCTTCCGGGACGCGAAGCGGTTCAGCTCCGAGCGCGGGAACGTCCTGGACACCCTGCTCGACGGCGGGGACACCGCGGCGGGGCGGATGCTCGCGGTGACCGACGGCCGTCGCCACGCGGATCTGCGTCGGGTGCTGATGAAGGCGTTCTCGCCGCGGGCGCTCGAGGCCGTGACGACCGGGGTGCGGTGGGGAGCGCGGCAGCTGCTCGAGAACGCGGTGCGGCGGGGCGACTGCGACTTCGCCCGCGACGTCGCCGCCAACATCCCGCTGACCGCGATCTGCGAACTGCTGGGCGTGCCCGAGCGGGACCGGGCGGACATCCTCGAATGGACGTCGTCCGCGCTGAGCTCGGACCGATCGACGGCCACCCCGGACGACGGCTGGGTGGCGAAGAACGAAATCCTGCTCTACTTCGCCGATCTCGCGCGCGAGCGGCGCGACACCCCGATGAACGACATCCTCAGCGTGCTCGCGTCGGCGACCGTCGAGGGCGAGCCCCTGAGCTACGAGGAGATCATCTTCAACTGCTACAGCCTGATCCTCGGCGGCGACGAGACCACCCGGCTGTCCATGATCGGCGGCGTCCAGGCGCTGGCCGAGCATCCCGCCCAATGGCGGGCCCTCAAGGACGGCTCGGTGTCGGTGGAGTCGGCGGTCGAGGAGGTCCTCCGCTGGACGACGCCCGCCCTGCACGCCGGGCGCACCGCCACCGAGGACGTCGAACTGCACGGCCGGTCGATCGCGGCCGGACAGCTGGTCACCATCTGGATGGTGTCCGCGAACCACGACGCCGACGAGTTCGCCCGCCCCGCGGTCTTCGATCTGAACCGAACTCCCAACCGGCACTTGACCTTCGCCTACGGAGCCCACTTCTGCCTGGGGGCCTATCTGGCCCGGGTGGAGATCGGCTCGGTCCTCGGCGGGCTGCGCGACATGGCGGAGAGCATCGAACTCACCGGCGCGCCCAGACGCATCTATTCGAATTTCCTCAGCGGCATGAGCAGCCTGCCGGTGTCGCTGCGGCTGGCGGCCACCAGCCGGACGGCGTGA